In Spinacia oleracea cultivar Varoflay chromosome 5, BTI_SOV_V1, whole genome shotgun sequence, a single window of DNA contains:
- the LOC110794981 gene encoding uncharacterized protein, which produces MDSSDMLKKRLEWMECDDRTNSLYINGVNEFLYFAFGDLANSSDIGEDEIKVPCPCNRCNNSTHKTKDEIFNDLLLNGIVRGYVRWVYHGEFKPPQKRKRADLGDGNSDDIRRMIYDRSGPAFFNDRVDEEFGDEQADGFDDEQVNLEPKVHEYAKGSKEAKMLDSLMKDAEQTPYPGCENYSKLSCILKLFQIKCMDGMTNKAFNNNLKMYKDVLPKGADVPSNYYEARKMITDLGFDYEKIEACKNDCMIFWKENAKLVKCTICDRKSDRKSPKVLRYFPLKPRLQRLFMSSKTASDMRWHAESREEEPEVLTHPADGKAWKHFDEKHQSFAL; this is translated from the coding sequence ATGGATAGCTCGGATATGTTAAAGAAGAGGTTAGAGTGGATGGAATGTGATGATAGGACGAATTCCTTATATATAAACGGAGTGAATGAGTTTCTTTATTTTGCTTTTGGTGATTTGGCTAATAGTAGTGACATAGGAGAAGATGAAATTAAAGTTCCTTGCCCATGTAACCGGTGTAACAATAGTACACATAAGACGAAGGACGAAATTTTTAATGATCTATTACTAAATGGAATTGTGCGGGGATATGTTCGGTGGGTTTATCACGGAGAATTTAAACCCCcacagaaaagaaaaagagcgGATTTGGGAGATGGTAATAGTGATGATATAAGGAGAATGATATACGATAGAAGTGGGCCAGCTTTCTTTAATGACCGTGTAGATGAGGAGTTTGGTGATGAGCAAGCTGATGGTTTTGATGACGAACAAGTTAATCTTGAGCCAAAAGTTCATGAATACGCTAAGGGTTCCAAGGAGGCCAAAATGTTGGACAGTTTAATGAAAGATGCTGAACAAACTCCTTACCCAGGGTGTGAGAATTACTCAAAGTTGTCGTGCATTTTAAAGTTGTTCCAAATCAAATGTATGGACGGAATGACTAATAAAGCTTTCAATAATAACCTTAAAATGTACAAGGATGTATTACCAAAAGGTGCAGATGTTCCATCGAATTATTATGAAGCAAGAAAGATGATTACTGATTTGggttttgattatgagaaaataGAAGCATGTAAAAATGATTGCATGATTTTTTGGAAAGAGAATGCAAAGCTCGTAAAGTGCACAATATGTGATAGAAAGAGTGATCGAAAATCACCAAAAGTGTTGCGCTAtttcccactaaaaccaaggtTGCAAAGGTTGTTTATGTCATCTAAAACCGCAAGTGACATGAGGTGGCATGCTGAAAGTAGAGAAGAAGAGCCAGAAGTCCTTACACATCCAGCGGACGGCAAAGCTTGGAAGCATTTTGATGAGAAACATCAATCCTTTGCTTTATAA